Genomic window (Nitrospirota bacterium):
ATACTGCCTTCAGATTATCATCAGCATTGATGTTTCTCCTGTTGACAGAATCCTGGAGTTTGTTCTTCTTGATGTACGCCCAGAGTTTCTTGGTGACCTCGGTCCTTGGTATAGGCTTGCTTCCGACAACTGCCGCAAGGGCGTCGCTGATCTTCATGGGTTTCATGAATGCAGGGTTCGGCGCTCTCTTCTTCTTAACGGTCTTCTTTGCTGCAGGTTTTTTCTTGGCGGGTTTCTTTGCTGCAGGTTTTTTTACGGCTTTCTTTTTTGCTGCCATCCTTACCTCCTCCTATATTAGGGTTATAGTTTTTTATTTCTATGCATAATAATCTGCACTTTTTTGAAATTTTTTTCAATCATTTTTTTTATTGTATCGTCTCACTGAAAACTTTCAGTGGTTATTCTAATCTAAGACATATGATTTTTGGAAGAGGAAAAATAGGACCCCCGCGACTAATCCTTCACTGGAAAAGCATGGTATGATTACATTTGAGCGATGCGCTGACTTGCTCCTCTTCCGCTCTTTTGCTCTTCTGTTCTTTTGCACTTCCGTTCTTTTCCGGTTGCAGACCCGGTTATTCTGTGAGATAATTTTGACAGGATAAAAGCCGTTAACGGGTTTTTTTATTACTGCAATTGGAGGTCCTCATGATTTCTCTTGATGTCAACGGGAAAATATATAACATTGACGTAAGCCCCGATACGCCCCTGTTGTGGGTGATCCGGGAGCATCTTGAGCTGCACGGCACAAAGTTCGGCTGCGGCATGGCGCAGTGCGGCGCATGTACGGTCC
Coding sequences:
- a CDS encoding SWIB/MDM2 domain-containing protein, coding for MAAKKKAVKKPAAKKPAKKKPAAKKTVKKKRAPNPAFMKPMKISDALAAVVGSKPIPRTEVTKKLWAYIKKNKLQDSVNRRNINADDNLKAVFGGKKTVTMFEMTKLVNKHLS